The Apilactobacillus apisilvae genomic interval CACGAGGTAAAGATGGCAGTGTCGGTAAAGGATGGGTGAAAGGACAGTTCTTTTTAAAAGGAATGGTTATTAACTATCAAAACAATTTACATGCTTATTGGGAGCCTAAGTTCCATGAAGCAGTTAAGGATGTGATGCAATGATTGATGTATCTAAAGAAATTGGGAAGAATCTGAAAAGATTATTTCCTGATTTAAAATTATATAGAAATAATGTTGAAGGAGGTTTTGAAGAGCCTTCTTTTTTATTGCAAAAAATTCAATCTACTTCTGCACCTTTAACCTTTGGTAATCAAAATCGAACTTACTACTACCAATTAGTCTATTTTCCTAATCCTAGCAATATTGCGGCGGACATTGACCGAGTAGAAGCTACTCTGCTGGATTATTTCACTGAATTAGAGAACTTTGCTCAACTGGTTAATCGTCAATCAAAGATTAATGATCAAACCTTAAACTTCACTTTTGAGGTGAATATCTTCGCTAAAGTTGCTAGAGAAGAAACTAAACAAGCAAAAATGGAATATCAAGGAGGAATTAATAATGGCTGATGAAAATCCAATTATTGAAGCCAAAAAAGGCAATGATGGGACATTTTCCCATCAAGATGATCCAACTTACTCAAAGGAAGCCATCGTTCAAGATGGCAGTTGGAACTTATCTGACCGAGCAATTCTAAAAATTGCTCTTACCGATGGGCAAAAATACTCATTGGCAGATGCTAAGAACAAAATTAACGAATTTAAAGGAGGCATTTAGTTATGGCCGGTGGAACATGGGTAGCTCAAGACAAAAAACGTCCCGGAGCTTATATCAATACTAAAGGGGTTGCAACTGAACAACCCGAATCATCTCGTGGCACTGTTTTATTAATGGATGGTGTCAAACATGATTGGGGTAAACATGGCATTATCCCTTTGAATGCTGCTAGTAAGTTTAAAGCACTATTAGGCAGTGACTTATTAGATAGTCAAAATAAGGCTTTACGAGCAGTGATTAATAGTGGTGCTAGCAAAGTCTTATACGTTAACAACAATGATGGCCAAAAAGCCATTGTTAAAGATGACAACTTGCCATTTACCTTCATTGCTAAGTATGCCGGCAGTAAGGGTAACAATATTATGGTCGATGTCATTAAGAGTCTTAGTGGTGACACTGTTACAGTGAAAGTGATTTATGATCATGTAATTACTTCTACTCAACGCATTACTCGTGCCGATGAATTGATGGGGGATGATTATGTAGATGTGAGCTTAACTGATAACTATGCTGATAAATTCAGTAAGCTAAGTGGCGAAAAAACCTATCAATTAGCTGGAGGAACTAGCAACTATGGTAATGATACTGAGTTATTATCCGAAGCTATCTCAACTAATATTTTTGAAGTCGCAACCACTGCTGGATACCCTATTGATAGCAATATTCACCCCTTACTATCCCAAATGGTCGAAGACTTGCGTAATCAAGAAGGTTATAAAGTGACCGCAGTCGTTCCCGGCTTAGTTTCTACTAATTACAATGCCGAAAGCACTTCCGTAGTCATTAATGGTTATGTTTTATCTGACGGTACCATCGTTGATACTACCAGTGCAGCAGGATACTTTGCTGGTGCTAGTGCAACAGTTCCATATAATCAATCATTAACCTACGCTGAAATTAGTGGAGCAGTTGATACCTTACCTCGTATGGATAATGAAACCATTACTTCTGCTATTAGTAATGGCAAAGTGGTATTTTCTAACCGTATTGATGGTTCAGTGGTAATTGAAGAAGATATCAATTCACTGACTGGTTTTAATAATGATAAACCGCAAGCATTCGCTAAAAATCGTGTAATTCGTACTTTAGACTACATTGCTAACGATACTAAGAATGTTTTTGAAAAATCATTCATTGGTAAAGTTACCAATAACGGTACTGGTCAAGATTTATTCAAATCTAACCGTGTTACTGCACTACAAAATATGCAAACTGAAGGCATGATTGAAGATTTCCAACCAGATGATGTACAAATTACTGCTGGTGATGCTAAGGACAGCATGGTCATTAATTTAAACATTAAGCCGGTTGATTCAATGGAAAAAATCTACATGACCATTGCTGCGAACTAAGAAAGGATGATTTTTAAATGGCAGATGAAAATTTAGATAAAATCTTAAACGCAAAAGACACCATTTCCCTAAAAGAAGGTAAAGGTTTCATGACTACCGATGATGGGAAAAACATTCCATTAATGGGAATTAAAAAGTTAAAAGCTAAAATTTCCAAGAAAAAGGAAGATGTTCCTACTTTAGGTTCACGCTGGAAGCAAAAGAAAACTACTGGCATTGAAGGAACAGGAAGTATTGAAGACTATACTTTAAATTCCAATTGGATTAAATATGCTCTTCCATATATTGAAAATGGCGAAGACTTTTTCTTCTCAATTGTGGGTGTGATTGAAGATAAAACTTCTAGTGCTGGTAAACAAACCGTGACTTTGAAGAATGTCAATATGGATGATATCCAAGTGTTAGATATTGAAGCTGATGATGGTGTGATGTCACAAGAATCTGACTTCTCCTTTGTGGGGGTACATCTAGACCAAGCCTTTGATGGAGTTAAATAATTATAAAAATAAATTAAAAAATGAAAGAGGTAATTAATTATGGCTGAAGAAATACAAGAAATTGAAGATAAACAAGTAGTACCAATGGATGATTTCCTTAAGGAAAATGTAGATACCGCTCCCATTACTAAGGATATTAAGCTAGATCGTTTCAAGTCACCATTTAGAGTAAAAGCTTTAACTGCGGATGAAGTAAATGAGCTACGTAAGGATGCTTCTACTATCACTTTCAACAAGCGTACTCATGCTAAAACAACACAAATGGATTCCGAAAAATACTCTGATTTAATGATTGCTAAAGCAGTGATTACTCCCGACTTGAACAATGCTCAATTACAAGAAAGTTGGGGACGAGTAGCTGACCCTGCAGGTACATTAAGAGCTATGTTATATGCTGGTGAATCCAAACAAATCACTGATGCTATTTCTGAACTGGCTGGTATGAACCAAGATAACCTAGATGAAGAGGTAGACGAAGTAAAAAAATAATAAATGATGATATTGAAGGAAATGAGTTCAGATATTATCTATATACTTTAAATGAATATCACTGGAAGCCCCAAGATTGGCTTAACTTTTCAGTGAAAGAAAAAGCTTTGATCATTGCCGGCATTCAAATTCGTACAAAAGAAGAAAAAAGGCAACAAAAAGAAGCAGAGAGACGTGCTAAAAGATAGCACGTCTCTTTTTATACATATGTAATCTTAATGAAGGGAGGTGAAATTTATGGAAGAAATTGGACAAAAATTTAGTATTATTGATAATTTCACGAATCCGTTACAGAAATTTGCCTCTGGACTAATCAATTCAGCTCACAAAATGGAAGAACTAGGTCAGTCTGCGGAAGGTTTATCCTCTAAGACTGATCAACTAACTTCTAAAACGGATGAACTAGCCCAACAAGCTAAAGAAGATGCAATGGTGTGGGATGAGTTCTCTGCTAAAATGCAGAATACCAAAATGCCCACCGAACAAATTGATGCCGCAAAAAATGATTTAAGAAGTTTTGCTGAAGAAACTAAAACTTCTAGTGATCAACTAGCGTTCACTTATGAAAAATTATCGGATGCAGGTATCAGTAGCACCGGTAGACTGTCTAAATCTTTGGCCAATTTAGCTAATGCTACCAAAGACCCTGAGACCGCATTGCATGACTTAACTCATATTGCTGCCAAAATGGCCGATGAGCCTAAAGTTAAATGGCAACAATTCCACTCTATCTTGAATAAAACACCTTCTGTGGCTGAATCCATTGCTAAATCAATGGATACCAGTATGGAGGATATGATCAGTGATATTAATCGTGGAACTATGAGTACCGACAAATTCATTAGTGCTTTACATCGTGCTGGTGATACTAGTGGTGGTATCAAACCACCTCGCACTCCTAATGGTGGCGGTTCTGAAGGTCGTGGTGGTTCTGGCTCAGGCGGATTCGATAGCTCTGGTGGTTTCATGGGTATGCTAGGTGGACATCATTCTGGTGGTGGCGGTGGTTTTGGTTCCTTCTTAGGTGCCAACTTAGCTAGTAATGCCATTATGGGCGGTGTCAATATGGCCAAAAATGGTATCTTATCACTGCGTCAAGAAATGGATGAGGATAATAAGGCATGGCAAACATTTCAAGGCAACATGGAACAGATTCATATGCCTCAAGGACAAATCAATTCTGTGCGTTCTCAATTAACTCAGTTTGCTCAAGATTCTATTTATAACTCATCGGATATGGCTTCAGCTTATAGTCAGTTTGCTGCGGTAGGTACCAAAGATTCATTGAAACTGGTCAAAGGTTTTGGTGGATTAGCTGCAGCATCTCAGGACCCTAAACAAGCTATGAAAACATTATCTGAACAAGGGACACAGATGGCGGCTAAACCAATGGTCCAATGGCAAGATTTTAAACTTATGATGGATAGGACTCCCGCAGGAATTTCTGCCGTAGCTAAATCTATGCATGAATCTGCAGGACAATTAATCAGAGATGTACAGAGTGGCAAGGTTAAGACCCAAGATTTCTTTGATGCAGTAGCTACTACTGGTACGAATAAAAAGTTTAGTGCGATGGCTACTCATTACAAAACTATCGGTGAAGCCTTAGCTGGTACAAAAGAAACCCTAGCCCAAAAGATTGAACCTGAATGGGGAAACCTTAGCAGTGTTGCTATTGATGCCATTTCTAATATTAATAACAAAATCGGTGGCTTGAATATCAAAGGCTTAGGTAACAAGCTAAAGCCTTATTTAAAATCAGCCATTGATTGGACGATTGATACAGTGTCGACTGCTACTAGGGATGTCAAAGCATTCTTCGGTGCTTTTAATGATACTGGTGCCATCCAAAATGCTGCTGGTATTTTTAATAGCATCAAAACAATTATTGGTAAAATCTTTGAACCATCTAATGGTAAAAATAAAGACCCCTTAAAACCTTTTATAGATATGGGTGACTTTGCTGGTAAAGTTATCAAAGGATTATCAAATTTAGTTAAAGCTATTAGTCAGTTAGATCCGGGACAAGTGCAAAAACTGGCTGGCTCACTATTATTCCTAAAATATGGAATGAAAGGAATCGCCTTTTCGGCGGTCATTTGGGGACTAGAACAACTTTCACAAATGGATCCTAATTCCGTTAAATTTTGGGCACAAGCATTAATTGATTTAGCCTTTGCATTTGCTGTATTCAAAGCAGTTTCCGGCATTTCTCAATTTATTATTGGAATCTCACAAGCTAAAAATGCCCTACATGACATGTTTGGCTTCTTTAAAGGCGGTAGCTCATTGGGAAACACCGTAGCTAAGTCTACCGGCTCTTTTATCAAGATGGGCTTAGGGATGATTGCCTTCGGTGCTGGAGTCTTAATCGCTAGTGCTGGTCTTTGGATCATGTCACAAGCTGCAATTGATTTAGCTAACGCTGGGTGCCAGCAATTGCTGTTATGGGTGGTATGATTGTTGGTTTAGGTTTACTAGCCGCAGTGGTCGCCATCGGTGGCAGTGCCATGATTACTGGTTCAGTTGGATTTATAATTTTTGGAGCTGCAGTGGCATTAGTCGGTGCTGGAGTTTGGTTAGCTACTGAAGGGACTGCAGCTTTAGATTCACAACTACCTAATTTAGCCAATAATGGTTTAGCTGGAGCTGGAGCTTTAGTTGTGTTAGGAGCTGCATTACTAGCATTTAGTGTTTTTGCCTTAGTCTCCGCTGTCGGTCTTGCAGTCTTAGGTGTTGGTCTAGTTGTATTAGGTGCTGGAGCTTTAGTTGCTGGAGCAGGTGTCCTAGTCTTAGCCGCTGCTGGAATGGTTCTGGCTGCTGCTTTAGTTGGCGTTGGTGGTGGACTAATGGTTGCTGCTGCCGGAATTCAAGCCATGAAGTCGGCAATATCTGGTGACTTTGGTGGTGCTAAAGATGCTATTGAATCTACTAAAGACAGTGTCTCAGGTCTAAAAGATACCATTGGAAACATCGGAAAAGGTGCGATGAATGGGGTAGACTTCAGTAGTATGTTTGGTGGTATCACTGCTAGTGCTGATTCCACTAAGAATCACGTTGATCAGACTAAAATGTCTCCTCAAATGGACTTAAGCAAAGTCAATAATCAAATGAACGGACTTGGTAATAAGAAGTTTGATTCACCTAAGATGAAACCAATGCAATTACCTAATAGTCAAAATGTTTTTGAACAGTTGAATAAGAGTTCCCAAAATAACTCCGTTCCGGTACAAGTTAAACCTAAAGCTGACACTGGTAATCAAGACTGGATGTCTAACATAAAATCTCAAATCGGTAATCAACAATTACCGGGGATGAAAATGGGTAAGATTAAAATGGATGGAAGTAACCAAGATGTCATGTCTTCGCTACAATCTCAAATGAGCAACAAGACTATGACTCCACCTAAAGTAGGAACTCCTAAAGTTCCTAATCCTAAGATGCCTACTAAGTTAGGAACAATCGCTGCTCCAAAAGTGGCTCGTCCAACTGTCCCACAACCTAAATTACCGCATTTAGTTACCATTCCTGCTCCTAAAGTCCATAACCCTAACATGAGTCCACTCGTGCAAGCAGTTCAAAGTGGAATGCAAAAGGCAGTCGGAACTGTCCGCAATGCTTCAAGCTCGATGTACTCAGCCGGAGCTTATGTAGGACAAGGATTGGCTAGTGGGATTCGTTCCCAAATTGGGAATGTGGCTTCTGCTGCTAATTCATTGATTGCTCAAGCAGACCGTGCTGCTCGTGCAAAAGCGAAGATTCACTCACCATCTCGTTTATTCGCTGAAATTGGTGATTATCTAGGTCAAGGGATGGCCAATGGGATGAATGGTACGCAGAATTTAATCTCTGATGCCAGTGGAAACATGAATGATGCTGCTCAAGGTGGTATTAATGATCTAGATGTCAATGCTAATGTTAATAGTAAAAAGAACAATACCCCTAGTGATTTCTTTGGCTATGGGATGAGTGGTAATGCTGATAATTCCAGTCACTACCAAAACAATTCTGTTAATAACCAAAGCAGTTCACATGATCAATCGAAGAACCTTAATTTCGCTAAAGGTGCTATCCAGATCATTAATAATGAAAAAGGTAAGAGTGCCGAAGACTTATTGGCTGAAATTGAGGACTTAATCATTAAACAAAATGAAGGAGGATTAGCTAATGGCTAAAAGAAAAAATGCTAAAAAAGCGACTGGCAAACGTAAAACCGTTAACTTTTTTATTACGAATCATAAAAATAAAACTGCCGAATTACCAGTCGCACCTAGTGCTGTAAAAATTCGTTCTGAGACTGGTG includes:
- a CDS encoding phage tail sheath C-terminal domain-containing protein produces the protein MAGGTWVAQDKKRPGAYINTKGVATEQPESSRGTVLLMDGVKHDWGKHGIIPLNAASKFKALLGSDLLDSQNKALRAVINSGASKVLYVNNNDGQKAIVKDDNLPFTFIAKYAGSKGNNIMVDVIKSLSGDTVTVKVIYDHVITSTQRITRADELMGDDYVDVSLTDNYADKFSKLSGEKTYQLAGGTSNYGNDTELLSEAISTNIFEVATTAGYPIDSNIHPLLSQMVEDLRNQEGYKVTAVVPGLVSTNYNAESTSVVINGYVLSDGTIVDTTSAAGYFAGASATVPYNQSLTYAEISGAVDTLPRMDNETITSAISNGKVVFSNRIDGSVVIEEDINSLTGFNNDKPQAFAKNRVIRTLDYIANDTKNVFEKSFIGKVTNNGTGQDLFKSNRVTALQNMQTEGMIEDFQPDDVQITAGDAKDSMVINLNIKPVDSMEKIYMTIAAN
- a CDS encoding tape measure protein — translated: MEEIGQKFSIIDNFTNPLQKFASGLINSAHKMEELGQSAEGLSSKTDQLTSKTDELAQQAKEDAMVWDEFSAKMQNTKMPTEQIDAAKNDLRSFAEETKTSSDQLAFTYEKLSDAGISSTGRLSKSLANLANATKDPETALHDLTHIAAKMADEPKVKWQQFHSILNKTPSVAESIAKSMDTSMEDMISDINRGTMSTDKFISALHRAGDTSGGIKPPRTPNGGGSEGRGGSGSGGFDSSGGFMGMLGGHHSGGGGGFGSFLGANLASNAIMGGVNMAKNGILSLRQEMDEDNKAWQTFQGNMEQIHMPQGQINSVRSQLTQFAQDSIYNSSDMASAYSQFAAVGTKDSLKLVKGFGGLAAASQDPKQAMKTLSEQGTQMAAKPMVQWQDFKLMMDRTPAGISAVAKSMHESAGQLIRDVQSGKVKTQDFFDAVATTGTNKKFSAMATHYKTIGEALAGTKETLAQKIEPEWGNLSSVAIDAISNINNKIGGLNIKGLGNKLKPYLKSAIDWTIDTVSTATRDVKAFFGAFNDTGAIQNAAGIFNSIKTIIGKIFEPSNGKNKDPLKPFIDMGDFAGKVIKGLSNLVKAISQLDPGQVQKLAGSLLFLKYGMKGIAFSAVIWGLEQLSQMDPNSVKFWAQALIDLAFAFAVFKAVSGISQFIIGISQAKNALHDMFGFFKGGSSLGNTVAKSTGSFIKMGLGMIAFGAGVLIASAGLWIMSQAAIDLANAGCQQLLLWVV
- a CDS encoding phage tail tube protein yields the protein MADENLDKILNAKDTISLKEGKGFMTTDDGKNIPLMGIKKLKAKISKKKEDVPTLGSRWKQKKTTGIEGTGSIEDYTLNSNWIKYALPYIENGEDFFFSIVGVIEDKTSSAGKQTVTLKNVNMDDIQVLDIEADDGVMSQESDFSFVGVHLDQAFDGVK
- a CDS encoding DUF5336 domain-containing protein — encoded protein: MPAIAVMGGMIVGLGLLAAVVAIGGSAMITGSVGFIIFGAAVALVGAGVWLATEGTAALDSQLPNLANNGLAGAGALVVLGAALLAFSVFALVSAVGLAVLGVGLVVLGAGALVAGAGVLVLAAAGMVLAAALVGVGGGLMVAAAGIQAMKSAISGDFGGAKDAIESTKDSVSGLKDTIGNIGKGAMNGVDFSSMFGGITASADSTKNHVDQTKMSPQMDLSKVNNQMNGLGNKKFDSPKMKPMQLPNSQNVFEQLNKSSQNNSVPVQVKPKADTGNQDWMSNIKSQIGNQQLPGMKMGKIKMDGSNQDVMSSLQSQMSNKTMTPPKVGTPKVPNPKMPTKLGTIAAPKVARPTVPQPKLPHLVTIPAPKVHNPNMSPLVQAVQSGMQKAVGTVRNASSSMYSAGAYVGQGLASGIRSQIGNVASAANSLIAQADRAARAKAKIHSPSRLFAEIGDYLGQGMANGMNGTQNLISDASGNMNDAAQGGINDLDVNANVNSKKNNTPSDFFGYGMSGNADNSSHYQNNSVNNQSSSHDQSKNLNFAKGAIQIINNEKGKSAEDLLAEIEDLIIKQNEGGLANG
- a CDS encoding phage tail terminator family protein encodes the protein MIDVSKEIGKNLKRLFPDLKLYRNNVEGGFEEPSFLLQKIQSTSAPLTFGNQNRTYYYQLVYFPNPSNIAADIDRVEATLLDYFTELENFAQLVNRQSKINDQTLNFTFEVNIFAKVAREETKQAKMEYQGGINNG
- a CDS encoding phage tail assembly chaperone, with translation MAEEIQEIEDKQVVPMDDFLKENVDTAPITKDIKLDRFKSPFRVKALTADEVNELRKDASTITFNKRTHAKTTQMDSEKYSDLMIAKAVITPDLNNAQLQESWGRVADPAGTLRAMLYAGESKQITDAISELAGMNQDNLDEEVDEVKK